A genomic stretch from Streptomyces venezuelae ATCC 10712 includes:
- a CDS encoding nucleoside triphosphate pyrophosphatase: MTADPRRVVLASASPARLNLLRQAGLAPEVIVSGVDEDKTHAPTPAELALALAEAKAAHVAARPEAFGALVIGCDSVLELDKQALGKPADAAEATARWKAMRGRVGILQTGHCVYDTAAKRFESATASTVVRFGEPTDEEIAAYVASGEPLHVAGAFTLDGRSAPFIDGIEGDPGNVIGLSLPLLRTLLGKLGVKITDLWA, translated from the coding sequence ATGACTGCTGATCCGCGCCGTGTCGTGCTCGCCTCCGCCTCCCCCGCCCGCCTCAACCTGCTCCGGCAGGCCGGGCTCGCCCCCGAGGTGATCGTGAGCGGGGTCGACGAGGACAAGACGCACGCCCCGACCCCGGCCGAGCTCGCCCTCGCCCTCGCCGAGGCGAAGGCCGCCCATGTGGCCGCCCGGCCCGAGGCGTTCGGCGCGCTGGTCATCGGCTGCGACTCGGTCCTCGAACTCGACAAGCAGGCCCTCGGCAAGCCGGCGGACGCCGCCGAGGCCACCGCCCGCTGGAAGGCGATGCGCGGCCGGGTCGGCATCCTCCAGACCGGTCACTGCGTGTACGACACGGCCGCCAAGCGCTTCGAGTCGGCGACCGCCTCCACCGTGGTCCGCTTCGGCGAGCCGACGGACGAGGAGATCGCGGCGTACGTGGCGAGCGGCGAACCGCTGCACGTGGCGGGCGCGTTCACCCTGGACGGACGCTCGGCGCCGTTCATCGACGGCATCGAGGGGGACCCGGGCAACGTGATCGGCCTGTCGCTGCCGCTGCTGCGCACGCTCCTCGGAAAGCTGGGCGTCAAGATCACCGACCTCTGGGCCTGA
- the mmpB gene encoding morphogenic membrane protein MmpB → MLWSDPENKPPKFMREMQAMLRRAGVLLALAMVVAMFVASAR, encoded by the coding sequence ATGCTGTGGTCGGACCCCGAGAACAAGCCGCCGAAGTTCATGCGGGAGATGCAGGCGATGCTCCGCCGCGCGGGCGTGCTGCTCGCGCTCGCCATGGTGGTGGCGATGTTCGTCGCGAGCGCGCGCTGA
- a CDS encoding TetR/AcrR family transcriptional regulator, which yields MSRTVAESMALMEQETHLTESRPASPGTLRPGGRTAKVRRAVLDATRDALAEAGFHALNMDRIAAHAEVGKTTVYRRWGSPVGLVTDLLHDMAEQSLPASDTGSLAGDLRANAELVRATLTDPRMGAVFRAVIAAAACDEECARALAGFYRTRLAEWAPVVARGAARGEVPAETDPAELLRAVSAPLYYRFTVTHEEVTAAAAERAVTAALAAARDGVFARA from the coding sequence GCAGAGTCGATGGCGTTAATGGAACAGGAGACCCATTTGACTGAGAGCCGGCCGGCCTCGCCCGGCACCCTGCGCCCCGGCGGCCGCACCGCGAAGGTCCGCAGGGCCGTCCTCGACGCCACCCGGGACGCCCTCGCCGAAGCGGGCTTCCACGCCCTCAACATGGACCGGATCGCCGCCCACGCCGAGGTCGGCAAGACGACCGTCTACCGGCGCTGGGGCTCCCCCGTCGGCCTGGTCACCGACCTCCTGCACGACATGGCCGAACAGTCCCTGCCCGCCTCCGACACCGGCAGCCTCGCCGGCGACCTGCGCGCCAACGCCGAGCTCGTACGGGCCACCCTCACCGACCCCCGGATGGGCGCCGTCTTCCGCGCGGTCATCGCCGCGGCCGCCTGCGACGAGGAGTGCGCCCGCGCGCTCGCCGGCTTCTACCGGACCCGGCTCGCCGAATGGGCACCCGTCGTCGCCAGGGGCGCGGCCCGCGGCGAGGTCCCCGCGGAGACCGACCCCGCCGAACTGCTCCGCGCCGTCTCCGCGCCGCTCTACTACCGCTTCACCGTCACCCACGAGGAGGTCACCGCGGCCGCGGCGGAACGGGCGGTCACGGCGGCCCTCGCGGCGGCGCGCGACGGGGTCTTCGCCCGGGCGTAG